From the Oceanotoga teriensis genome, the window AAGAAATATCAAAATTATTAAAAAGTAAAATTAAAGGTATAGAAGAAAACAAAATAGTGATATTAAATGATACAGATTTTATTGATTTAGTTAATATGTATACAGAAGTTATAACAAGAAATAAAATAGATTCTTTTACAGGAGTTTCAGCAAAAACAGGACTTTTTACAGAAGAATATTTGCCTTCAGAAACAATACTATACTTTAAAGTTTTTGAAAATAACATAATTCATTCTTCTAGTGATGACAACGATTCGAAGAAAGATGACAACTATTTGAAGAAAGATGACAACGATTTGAAGAAAGGGGTTATAAATTCTTTAAAAAATTTTGAAACAATACTGAAATATTTGAAAGAGGAAATGGGTAATGTGTTTCAAATAGGAGGTAATTCCACCATTGGAAAAGGTATTGTAAAAAGAATATAATAATTAAAAAATAAGAGGTGTTATTATGGGAAATTTAAATAATACGAATTTAGAAGTTTCTAAATTTTCTTTAGATTGTGTAAAAAAATGTGTAGATGAAAAAGAAATTAAAGTACAAAAAGAATATAAAACATTGGTAAAAAAAATGCCTACACTAATACAAAAAAATGGTTTCATAAATACATTAGCTTTTTTACTTTCAAAATCTAAATCTAATGAGCAGCATGAAATAGTTATAAAAAATATAATTGACTGGAGTAAAAAAAATAAAAAAATAGAAATATTTTTAAAATTAGATGAAAATGGTTGTGATTTTGAAAAATATATAAATAAAATAAATAATATAACTGATAATTATGAGTATAGATTGATTACAAAAGAAATGATGATTTTGTTTGGATGGGTAAAAAGATTTGCAGATGCAATGATAGAAAAGGAAGATTAATATGGAAATAAAAAAAATAAAAAAAATTATTTTTAATAAAAAAACTAAGGATTATAAAATAGAATTTTATAATAGAAACCCAATAATTAAAAAAAATAAAAAATTAAAAGAATTAAAAGAAAATACTTTTCAAATTATTAAAGATAACAAAATAATTAATAATTATTGTTTTTTAGAAGATAAAGAAATAAAAACTATTTCTAATTTAAATTTACAGATTAATAAATTTCCTCAGTATAAATTGAATTTAGAAATAGATGTAAAAAATGATATTGAAATTGAAGAAACAAAAACACAATTAGAGAATATAGACGAAAATATTAATTTTATAAAAGAAAATTATAAAAATGAATATTATTTTTTAGACTTAAATCCTAAATTAGAAGATAAAATGATTATTGGATTAGGAGAACATTCAGTATACGAAACAAATATTACATTGCATAATATTTACGGTGTACCTTATATTCCGGGTTCAGCACTAAAAGGAGTATTAAGAAATCATATAATAAAAAAATATTATATTAATTCTGATACCAAGGATTCAAAAGAAATAGAGAAAAATATAATTAAAGATAAATTTTTTAATGATTTATTTGGTGGAGAAAAAAATAAAGGAAATTTAATTTTTATAGATAGTTTCCCAAATAAAAATATAGAAATAAAATCTGATATTATGGTTCCTCATCATACTAAATATTTTAAAAATGAAAATGATTTTCCAAGAGATGATGAAGATCCAAAAATAATAAAATTTTTAGTTGTAAAAGGTGGGAATTTTAAAATAAATATAGGAGTTAGAAATGAATATAAAGAATTAAAAATTAAAATTGATGAAAACACAGGTATAAAAAATAATAAAGAAGAATTAGATAAAAAAACATATGAAGAATTTATCAAAAATGAAATAAAAGAAGCATTAGAATTCAATGGAATAGGTGCTAAAACATCTGTTGGATATGGATTTTTTTCATTTGACTAAAAAGAAGATTTAAATCTTCTTTTTGGTTTTTTATAATAAAAAATTTCCAGGTGATGGAAGTTGAAAAATTGATAGAAATATTATATAATGGTAATTAAGAAAGAAAAAAGGAAGAAATTTTAATTGAGATGAAATCGCTGGAACTAAAATCAGTAAATGTAGTGATAATAAGTGTTTTAGCATATTGATGATTTCTAGAATCCTTTATTCATGACTCTCTAACAATAACAAGAATTGTATTTAAATATAGCAGAGTCTCTGAAATTTTCTTCTTGATTTTTTCTCTAACAATAACAAGAATTGTATTTAAATATTTCCAATTTAAATAATTTTTAAATTTATCTATATCTCTAACAATAACAAGAATTGTATTTAAATGCTATATCTTCCATAACTACTCTATAGTCATGATTTCTCTAACAATAACAAGAATTGTATTTAAATTTAAGACAGGGTAACGCTTATTGATATAGACCTACTCTCTAACAATAACAAGAATTGTATTTAAATAATTCTTGATCATCATGTTTTATTTTC encodes:
- the cmr6 gene encoding type III-B CRISPR module RAMP protein Cmr6, translating into MEIKKIKKIIFNKKTKDYKIEFYNRNPIIKKNKKLKELKENTFQIIKDNKIINNYCFLEDKEIKTISNLNLQINKFPQYKLNLEIDVKNDIEIEETKTQLENIDENINFIKENYKNEYYFLDLNPKLEDKMIIGLGEHSVYETNITLHNIYGVPYIPGSALKGVLRNHIIKKYYINSDTKDSKEIEKNIIKDKFFNDLFGGEKNKGNLIFIDSFPNKNIEIKSDIMVPHHTKYFKNENDFPRDDEDPKIIKFLVVKGGNFKINIGVRNEYKELKIKIDENTGIKNNKEELDKKTYEEFIKNEIKEALEFNGIGAKTSVGYGFFSFD
- the cmr5 gene encoding type III-B CRISPR module-associated protein Cmr5 translates to MGNLNNTNLEVSKFSLDCVKKCVDEKEIKVQKEYKTLVKKMPTLIQKNGFINTLAFLLSKSKSNEQHEIVIKNIIDWSKKNKKIEIFLKLDENGCDFEKYINKINNITDNYEYRLITKEMMILFGWVKRFADAMIEKED